From Channa argus isolate prfri chromosome 18, Channa argus male v1.0, whole genome shotgun sequence, the proteins below share one genomic window:
- the si:busm1-57f23.1 gene encoding L-cystatin, which produces MSLPLSLLICLSVVQLSMGEEPVEEIIKPKRVPLLGGWADSNPESRDNQEAAQYAVTMFNTNSKSKKMFKLVSITAAKFQVTNRLNFEVKAILGKTRCLKSENHILNNCNLEKKQLDCVFMVSFDVRKEKYELRSQTCKNLRLQKLV; this is translated from the exons ATGTCTCTACCGTTGTCATTGCTTATATGTCTGTCAGTTGTCCAGCTGAGCATGGGAGAGGAGCCTGTGGAGGAAATCATCAAACCCA AAAGAGTTCCTCTCCTGGGTGGCTGGGCTGACAGTAATCCAGAGTCAAGGGACAATCAGGAGGCAGCTCAATACGCTGTGACGATGTTTAACACTAACTCCAAGAGCAAGAAGATGTTCAAACTGGTCTCCATTACTGCCGCTAAGTTTCAG GTGACCAACAGGCTCAACTTTGAAGTCAAAGCAATTCTGGGAAAAACCAGATGTCTCAAGTCTGAAAACCATATTTTGAACAATTGCAACCTGGAgaaaaag CAGCTGGACTGCGTCTTTATGGTGTCTTTCGACGTCCGCAAAGAAAAATATGAACTGCGGAGTCAAACATGCAAGAATCTTCGTCTTCAGAAGCTGGTTTAA